The following coding sequences lie in one Apostichopus japonicus isolate 1M-3 chromosome 13, ASM3797524v1, whole genome shotgun sequence genomic window:
- the LOC139978866 gene encoding uncharacterized protein, translated as MLEILSLRNNKITRFAVNGTSRLFINAVNLKELYLSNNMLLDRNTPWLLGALNLEVLDLSGAYCSIKNSTANKYNGWSFPGHSMKLQTLDLSQNRFFTIGSWAFSGCLNLERLNLTNCSLTEFKVGQLQDMEKLTHLYVDYNSISNLSSSIFYDLQNLRVLSMEYNNLRSATVSPISLTFTENLETINFSNNNLASLDFLEKSPMTNLSKLYLDNNTISSVRFIKNLPNLRVLSLVKNNLKRIPNINKLTNLHWLNLAANDITVLDFKQFWITDSPVTINLANNQIDHVLRGDLNTWVYTQTSWTVILRGNPLTCNCTDEWFEEEQKALDNNSTLLRVYENVRFACPNSTGTFPNISYALLNSECAFIHREVLVILGSICLVMLCCAILAIGMTIGKRIERRHRTTGGVVRTNKEPEKKLISERDDRKFDTSPAFMIAEKDQHLKDARSLSNLKGSMVRLDNENVKPFFREIYV; from the coding sequence ATGTTAGAGATACTTTCACTTCgaaacaacaaaattacaaGATTCGCAGTGAATGGTACCTCCCGTTTATTCATCAATGCTGTGAACCTGAAAGAACTCTACCTGTCAAACAACATGTTACTAGACAGGAATACCCCATGGCTCCTAGGGGCACTTAACCTCGAAGTTCTGGACCTCAGTGGGGCCTATTGTTCAATAAAGAACTCGACTGCAAATAAATACAATGGCTGGTCATTCCCTGGCCACTCTATGAAATTACAAACTCTCGATTTGTCACAAAATAGGTTCTTTACGATTGGGTCGTGGGCGTTTAGCGGATGCCTGAATTTGGAACGACTGAATTTGACTAATTGTTCGTTAACCGAGTTTAAGGTAGGCCAGCTTCAGGATATGGAGAAATTAACGCATCTTTACGTCGATTACAACAGCATCAGTAACTTGAGTTCATCAATCTTTTATGACTTGCAAAACTTGAGAGTCTTAAGTATGGAGTACAACAACTTACGCAGTGCTACAGTGTCGCCGATTTCTCTAACGTTCACCGAGAATCTGGAAACGATCAACTTCAGTAACAACAACCTAGCGAGCTTGGACTTCCTGGAAAAATCGCCGATGACAAACCTATCGAAGTTGTATCTTGACAATAACACCATTTCTAGTGTTCGATTTATCAAGAATTTGCCCAATTTAAGAGTTCTTTCGTTAGTCAAAAACAATTTGAAGAGGATACCTAACATTAATAAACTGACGAATCTTCATTGGTTAAATTTAGCTGCGAACGATATCACCGTTCTTGACTTTAAACAATTCTGGATCACGGACAGCCCTGTGACAATTAACTTAGCAAACAACCAGATTGATCACGTCTTAAGAGGAGACTTAAATACATGGGTATATACCCAAACGTCGTGGACAGTTATATTACGTGGAAACCCGTTAACTTGTAACTGTACTGATGAATGGTTCGAAGAAGAACAGAAAGCGCTAGATAATAATAGCACACTTCTTCGAGTCTACGAAAACGTTCGATTTGCTTGCCCAAATTCGACTGGGACATTCCCCAATATATCGTATGCATTACTGAATTCCGAATGTGCGTTCATTCATCGGGAGGTATTAGTGATATTGGGTAGTATATGTCTAGTGATGTTGTGCTGTGCGATTCTGGCAATCGGGATGACGATCGGTAAGAGAATCGAAAGACGTCATAGGACCACTGGGGGTGTCGTGAGGACCAACAAGGAACCTGAGAAGAAACTGATCAGTGAGCGGGATGATCGTAAGTTTGATACGTCGCCGGCTTTTATGATCGCTGAGAAAGATCAACATTTGAAAGATGCTCGTTCATTATCGAACTTAAAGGGCAGTATGGTCAGACTGGATAACGAGAACGTCAAACCCTTCTTCCGTGAAATTTATGTATAA